Proteins from a genomic interval of Chloroflexota bacterium:
- the efp gene encoding elongation factor P: MVDPGELRRGNVVRIDGKLLEVVEHQHQKIGRGSAQTKLRLRDIVNHTTSDRVFQASQRFERVRLDVDPAQFLYRSSDAFHFMNMETFEEVALNAAEVGSAAVYLVDGLELELTTFEGRTIGLELPVAVEMAVAHTEPGVRGDTATAASKPATMSTGLQIDVPLFINTGDVVRVDTRTGEYSTRVGQA; encoded by the coding sequence ATGGTTGACCCTGGCGAGTTGCGTCGCGGCAATGTGGTGCGGATCGACGGGAAGCTCTTGGAGGTCGTCGAGCACCAGCACCAGAAGATTGGCCGCGGCAGCGCACAAACCAAGCTCAGGCTGCGCGACATCGTCAACCACACAACCTCCGATCGAGTGTTTCAAGCGAGTCAGCGCTTCGAGCGCGTGCGGTTGGATGTCGATCCGGCACAATTCCTGTACCGGAGTTCCGACGCCTTTCACTTCATGAACATGGAGACGTTCGAGGAAGTCGCGCTCAACGCCGCCGAGGTCGGATCGGCCGCGGTCTATCTCGTCGACGGACTGGAGCTTGAGCTGACGACGTTCGAAGGGCGCACGATCGGACTCGAGTTGCCGGTGGCCGTTGAAATGGCGGTTGCGCACACGGAGCCTGGGGTCCGCGGGGACACCGCGACAGCGGCATCGAAGCCGGCGACCATGAGCACGGGCCTGCAGATCGACGTGCCGCTCTTCATCAACACCGGCGACGTCGTCCGCGTGGACACCCGCACCGGCGAATACAGCACGCGCGTCGGCCAGGCGTGA
- a CDS encoding ABC transporter substrate-binding protein, whose protein sequence is MAKSLSRRDVVRLGALGLAGGVGAAALAACGEGEVEVRTVEVEKIVTVTEIKEVEVEKVVEKEVVREVPVERVVTQEVEKIVEKVVEVPQETQIAGVFEIGPVKAVRFGNYRDLTPYNPQYGGKITHAAPGAINNLDPLHFPDAWSLMGGGQPLFDALIAHGPGGELAPWLATDWTVSDDLLTYTFQLRNDVQFHDGTPFNAEAAKFNFELWMDPDMNPGWNANIGNQLASVSAPGDFTLEMTLNEVNVFFLDLLAGGSAVFASPKAVAEYGEDLTRNPVSTGPYKFKEWKENISLTMVRNDDYNWGPPWALNQGPAFADEWTSFELTDVSAKVAAYEAEELSWMHHYSLTELQPFFGSPAHQVFIGLGPGQPWYLQTNTINFPTDDLAVRKALIHATDRGTVTRSVTLGFGALAGSLLTPGTVGYNPDLDGYYDFNIEKANQILDEAGYARGDGGFRYDSSGQLLEVSFPDTPNPFSQPYKLNIENAIGISVATPNMEWGTAVEQYLQKMHTHKWQGGVGLEGGLVLDTVYHSRNFGVPGNRAYTWLVDEEIDSLLDAVRTEPDQAKRAQMTNRVHTILMEQAVGIPLVEWGSLFPANTAKVGGRVFHTILTSPYPFDLYSTEG, encoded by the coding sequence ATGGCGAAATCCTTGAGCAGGCGTGACGTGGTGCGCCTCGGAGCGCTTGGTCTCGCAGGCGGCGTAGGCGCTGCGGCGCTGGCCGCGTGCGGCGAGGGCGAGGTCGAGGTCCGCACCGTCGAGGTCGAAAAGATCGTCACGGTCACCGAGATCAAAGAGGTCGAAGTCGAGAAGGTGGTGGAGAAAGAGGTCGTCAGAGAGGTTCCGGTCGAGCGGGTTGTGACCCAAGAGGTCGAGAAGATCGTCGAAAAGGTCGTGGAGGTGCCGCAGGAGACGCAGATCGCGGGCGTCTTTGAGATCGGACCCGTCAAGGCCGTGCGTTTCGGCAACTACCGCGACCTCACGCCCTACAACCCGCAGTACGGCGGCAAGATCACGCACGCGGCGCCGGGCGCGATCAACAACCTCGACCCGCTGCACTTTCCTGACGCGTGGTCACTGATGGGCGGCGGTCAGCCGCTTTTCGACGCGCTGATTGCGCACGGGCCGGGCGGCGAACTGGCCCCATGGCTGGCGACGGACTGGACAGTCTCGGACGACTTGCTGACCTACACGTTCCAGCTTCGCAACGACGTGCAGTTCCACGACGGCACGCCGTTCAACGCGGAGGCCGCCAAATTCAACTTCGAGCTGTGGATGGACCCGGACATGAACCCCGGCTGGAACGCCAACATCGGCAATCAGCTGGCCAGTGTCTCGGCGCCGGGCGACTTCACGCTGGAGATGACGCTCAACGAGGTCAACGTCTTTTTCCTCGACCTCCTGGCCGGCGGCTCCGCCGTCTTCGCATCGCCGAAGGCCGTGGCGGAATACGGTGAAGACCTCACCCGAAACCCCGTGAGCACCGGGCCGTACAAGTTCAAGGAGTGGAAAGAGAACATCTCCCTGACGATGGTCCGGAACGACGACTACAACTGGGGTCCGCCGTGGGCGCTCAACCAGGGTCCGGCGTTTGCGGACGAGTGGACGTCGTTCGAGCTGACCGACGTGTCGGCCAAGGTGGCGGCATACGAGGCCGAAGAGCTGAGCTGGATGCACCACTACAGCCTCACCGAGCTGCAGCCCTTCTTCGGGAGCCCGGCGCACCAGGTTTTCATCGGGCTTGGTCCGGGACAGCCGTGGTACTTGCAGACCAACACCATCAACTTCCCCACGGATGACTTGGCGGTTCGCAAGGCCCTGATCCACGCCACCGACCGCGGCACGGTCACTCGCAGCGTCACGCTGGGCTTTGGCGCGCTGGCGGGCAGCCTGCTCACGCCCGGAACCGTCGGCTACAACCCGGACCTGGATGGCTACTACGACTTCAACATCGAGAAGGCCAACCAGATCCTCGATGAGGCCGGCTACGCGCGCGGCGATGGCGGCTTCCGCTACGACTCCAGTGGTCAGCTTTTGGAGGTCTCATTCCCCGACACGCCGAATCCATTCTCACAGCCCTACAAGCTCAACATCGAGAACGCGATCGGCATTTCGGTGGCCACACCCAACATGGAGTGGGGCACTGCCGTCGAGCAATACCTGCAGAAGATGCACACCCACAAGTGGCAGGGCGGCGTGGGGCTCGAGGGTGGCCTGGTGCTCGACACGGTCTATCACTCGCGCAATTTCGGAGTCCCGGGTAACCGGGCCTACACCTGGCTCGTCGACGAGGAAATCGACAGCCTGCTCGACGCCGTGCGCACTGAGCCCGACCAGGCCAAGCGCGCACAGATGACGAATCGTGTGCACACGATCCTCATGGAGCAGGCCGTGGGCATCCCGCTGGTCGAGTGGGGTTCGCTATTCCCGGCCAACACGGCCAAGGTCGGCGGACGCGTATTCCACACGATCTTGACCTCGCCGTACCCGTTCGACCTCTACTCGACAGAGGGCTAG
- a CDS encoding biotin/lipoyl-binding protein — MTDEWERALSEVLPDLVATARNERLEEIEVADEHHTIRLRLAEPAADGSTVVESADVEAADPPVARTAHVGIFHRRTEDGADPIAEPGDALEEGAPLGFVDVLGVSHEVAAPFDGTIEAFLVPDGQPVEYGQPIARLTPAE; from the coding sequence TTGACTGACGAGTGGGAACGCGCGCTCTCGGAAGTGCTCCCCGATCTTGTGGCAACAGCTCGAAATGAGCGGCTGGAGGAGATCGAAGTCGCTGACGAGCACCACACGATTCGCCTGCGGCTCGCGGAGCCAGCCGCCGATGGCTCAACCGTCGTCGAGTCAGCGGATGTAGAGGCTGCCGACCCGCCGGTTGCTCGAACCGCGCACGTCGGCATCTTCCATCGGCGGACCGAAGACGGCGCCGATCCGATCGCTGAGCCCGGCGACGCGCTGGAAGAGGGAGCGCCGCTTGGCTTCGTGGACGTGCTCGGCGTGTCCCACGAGGTGGCGGCGCCGTTCGACGGAACGATCGAGGCGTTTCTGGTTCCCGACGGCCAGCCGGTCGAATACGGCCAGCCCATCGCCCGCTTGACCCCAGCCGAGTAG
- a CDS encoding Xaa-Pro peptidase family protein: protein MSGAEPAAGTRVERAQSKLSDLGADVLLIHGAANRRYLSGFTGSAGVLLVGAEHRVLVTDFRYTVQARDQAPAFTIVETAEPLEGLADAVAASGATRVGFEPEHVTYAGFQKLEARLAELTTPARLVPVESVVEQLRVIKDAGEVAVMREAVRIADEVMARAAAWIEPGVTERALANRLEAAMRDLGAEGPAFDTIVAAGPNAAMAHHQPGSHPIAEGEPVIVDLGARLGGYCSDITRTFIAGPADKTFRRIYDLVLEAQLAAEAEIRAGMSGRAADALARDPIAAAGHGGDFGHGTGHGVGLEIHESPRLSTRSDDTLATGMVTSVEPGIYLPGWGGVRIEDLVLVQDDGVEVLTQAAK from the coding sequence ATGAGCGGCGCTGAGCCGGCGGCTGGAACGCGCGTGGAAAGGGCCCAATCGAAACTGAGCGATTTGGGCGCGGACGTGCTGCTCATTCACGGCGCCGCGAATCGCCGCTACCTCAGCGGCTTCACCGGAAGCGCCGGCGTCTTGCTCGTCGGTGCGGAACATCGCGTGCTCGTGACGGACTTTCGCTACACCGTGCAGGCACGCGATCAAGCCCCGGCATTCACCATCGTGGAAACGGCAGAGCCACTTGAGGGCCTGGCCGATGCCGTGGCGGCCTCCGGCGCGACGCGTGTTGGATTCGAGCCCGAGCACGTCACCTATGCCGGGTTTCAGAAGCTGGAGGCGCGGCTCGCCGAGTTAACGACCCCGGCGCGCCTCGTGCCCGTTGAGAGCGTCGTGGAGCAACTGCGGGTGATCAAGGATGCCGGTGAAGTCGCCGTCATGCGCGAGGCCGTGCGCATCGCCGACGAGGTGATGGCGCGCGCCGCGGCGTGGATCGAGCCGGGCGTCACCGAGCGCGCGCTGGCGAACCGGCTCGAGGCCGCCATGCGCGATCTCGGCGCCGAGGGGCCAGCCTTCGACACGATCGTTGCAGCCGGACCGAACGCGGCCATGGCCCACCACCAGCCCGGGAGCCACCCCATCGCCGAAGGTGAACCCGTAATCGTCGACCTTGGAGCGCGACTTGGGGGCTATTGCTCAGACATCACTCGAACGTTCATCGCCGGCCCGGCGGACAAGACGTTTCGGCGCATCTATGACCTCGTCCTGGAGGCGCAGCTGGCCGCCGAAGCCGAAATTCGCGCCGGCATGTCGGGGCGGGCCGCCGATGCGCTGGCGCGCGACCCGATCGCAGCGGCCGGGCATGGCGGCGATTTTGGACATGGCACGGGCCACGGCGTGGGGCTGGAGATTCACGAGTCCCCGCGACTCTCGACGCGGTCGGACGATACGCTGGCGACCGGCATGGTCACCTCAGTGGAACCGGGAATCTATCTGCCGGGGTGGGGTGGCGTAAGGATCGAGGATCTCGTGCTCGTGCAAGACGACGGTGTCGAAGTGCTGACCCAGGCGGCAAAATGA
- the mltG gene encoding endolytic transglycosylase MltG, with the protein MRAIGLLIQAFVVVLLSIGAVAFLGFTIVSRFAESPAPVAAQTVLFTIPPGTTTSDIGRALQRDGLIRSDLLFRLLVDRRGLDGRLRQGVYLLRQDMSLDEILTLLEAGQPAEQTVTFPEGFRIEEMADRLDEQTHIAGQDFLGIARNQVAELANEFPFLRGIPPGVSLEGYLFPDTYQINAGTTAGDLVRTMLRRFDDIVTVDMRSSAAARGWDLHALITVASVVEREARIDEEYALVAGVFANRLATGIPLQADPTVQYALGRTDGGRGWWKPDLTTADFRVDSLYNTYLHSGLMPGPIANPGLKSIAAAANPAETPYIFFVAKGDGSHAFSVTLEEHERNIAQYRALP; encoded by the coding sequence GTGAGGGCCATTGGTCTTCTCATTCAGGCGTTTGTCGTCGTGCTGCTGTCGATCGGCGCGGTGGCCTTCTTGGGCTTCACCATCGTGAGCCGGTTCGCCGAGTCGCCCGCGCCGGTGGCGGCGCAAACCGTGCTCTTCACCATTCCGCCGGGGACCACGACCAGCGACATCGGCCGCGCGCTTCAGCGCGACGGCCTGATCCGCAGCGATCTGCTGTTTCGTCTCCTGGTTGATCGGCGGGGCCTCGACGGGCGATTGCGGCAGGGCGTGTATCTCCTGCGGCAAGACATGTCGTTGGACGAGATTCTGACCTTGCTCGAGGCCGGGCAGCCCGCGGAGCAGACGGTCACGTTTCCGGAGGGCTTCCGCATCGAGGAAATGGCGGATCGGCTCGACGAGCAAACCCACATTGCCGGTCAAGATTTCTTGGGAATCGCGCGCAACCAGGTTGCCGAGCTTGCGAACGAGTTTCCCTTCCTGCGCGGCATCCCGCCCGGAGTGTCACTCGAAGGCTATCTGTTTCCCGATACCTACCAGATCAACGCCGGGACCACCGCCGGCGATTTGGTCCGCACCATGCTGCGGCGCTTCGACGACATCGTGACCGTTGACATGCGGTCGTCGGCGGCGGCCCGCGGCTGGGATTTGCATGCCCTCATCACCGTCGCGTCGGTCGTGGAGCGCGAGGCGCGAATCGATGAGGAGTACGCGCTGGTGGCCGGCGTCTTCGCCAACCGCCTTGCGACGGGCATCCCGCTCCAGGCGGACCCCACGGTGCAATACGCCCTGGGACGCACCGATGGTGGGCGCGGGTGGTGGAAGCCCGACCTCACCACCGCCGATTTTCGCGTGGATTCGCTGTACAACACCTACCTCCACTCCGGGCTGATGCCGGGGCCGATTGCCAACCCCGGACTCAAGTCGATTGCCGCCGCCGCCAACCCGGCCGAAACGCCATATATCTTCTTCGTCGCCAAAGGCGACGGATCGCATGCGTTTTCCGTGACGCTCGAGGAACATGAGCGCAACATCGCCCAATATCGAGCCCTGCCATGA
- the ruvX gene encoding Holliday junction resolvase RuvX: protein MSKSRSRRPSRRAEPAEPPPPRNQRIIGLDLGSRRIGVAISDATGGFVAHRRVIERRNLVRDRAAVAAITDDYPDATILVGLPLSLDGSDGPQAARTRRWAHQLLADQWDSVVLRDERLTTVAARERSGERPIDAVAAEVLVQDFLNDRGAW from the coding sequence ATGTCCAAGTCACGGAGCCGACGGCCATCCCGGCGGGCTGAGCCCGCCGAGCCACCGCCACCGCGCAACCAGCGCATCATTGGCCTTGATTTAGGGTCGCGCCGCATAGGCGTGGCGATTTCAGACGCGACAGGCGGGTTCGTGGCCCATCGACGCGTCATCGAGCGGCGGAATCTGGTTCGCGATCGAGCAGCGGTGGCGGCGATCACCGACGACTATCCCGACGCTACGATTCTGGTCGGTCTGCCGTTATCGTTGGATGGAAGCGATGGGCCACAGGCGGCGCGAACGCGCCGATGGGCCCACCAACTGCTTGCGGATCAGTGGGACTCGGTCGTGCTGCGCGACGAGCGGCTCACGACGGTCGCCGCGCGGGAGCGGTCGGGCGAGCGTCCCATCGATGCGGTGGCCGCCGAGGTGCTGGTGCAGGACTTTCTCAATGATCGGGGAGCCTGGTGA
- a CDS encoding cysteine desulfurase family protein yields the protein MSTPTRDRIYLDHAATTPLDPAVRRAMVEVLDGPFGNPSSVHASGRLARAELDRARRQVADALGAQPHEIVFTSGGTEANNLAIAGVVRPRDREHTAVSAIEHHAVLRAAWALRDRGFPVSEIPVDAHGRVTPDSLAAHLRTDSALVSIALANNEIGTVQDIATLARTAREAGALFHTDAVQAVGQLDINVDRLGVDLLSLSGHKIYGPTGIGALYVRDGVELEPLAWGGAQEMGRRAGTENIPAAVGLAQAVTAACATRRTLNARLAELSGALVDAVLANVPHARLTGHPTARLPSIASFAFAGVDAEPLLINLDLDGIDASSGAACEAGSIEPSHVIEALVLPPAYRPGPLRLSLGRDTTRAQVLRAAEVIARHANRLHAAPQPAAARLGAR from the coding sequence ATGTCCACACCGACGCGCGACCGCATCTACCTGGATCATGCGGCCACCACGCCGCTCGATCCGGCTGTCCGCCGGGCCATGGTCGAAGTGTTGGACGGACCCTTTGGCAACCCGTCGAGCGTGCACGCGTCCGGCCGCCTCGCCCGCGCAGAGCTTGACCGCGCGCGGCGACAGGTGGCGGACGCCCTGGGTGCGCAGCCGCACGAGATCGTCTTTACATCCGGCGGCACCGAGGCCAACAACCTGGCCATTGCCGGCGTGGTTCGCCCGAGGGACCGCGAGCACACCGCGGTGAGCGCCATCGAGCATCACGCCGTGCTGCGTGCGGCTTGGGCGCTGCGTGACCGTGGATTCCCCGTATCCGAGATCCCGGTCGATGCCCATGGCCGAGTGACTCCGGACTCGCTGGCGGCTCACCTGCGGACTGACAGCGCGCTGGTCAGCATTGCCCTGGCCAACAACGAGATCGGCACGGTGCAAGACATCGCGACGCTGGCCCGGACAGCGCGCGAGGCCGGCGCGCTGTTTCATACCGACGCCGTTCAGGCAGTGGGGCAACTCGACATAAATGTTGATCGATTGGGTGTTGATCTGCTATCACTGTCTGGCCACAAGATCTACGGGCCTACGGGCATCGGCGCGCTCTACGTGCGAGACGGCGTCGAGTTGGAGCCGTTGGCTTGGGGTGGTGCGCAAGAGATGGGTCGTCGGGCTGGGACGGAAAACATTCCGGCTGCCGTGGGCCTTGCGCAGGCCGTCACTGCGGCCTGCGCGACGCGGCGCACCCTCAACGCGCGTCTTGCCGAGCTGTCGGGGGCATTGGTCGACGCCGTTCTGGCGAATGTGCCGCACGCACGCCTGACCGGGCACCCAACGGCTCGGTTGCCTTCCATTGCCAGCTTCGCGTTTGCCGGCGTGGACGCCGAGCCATTGCTGATCAATCTGGACCTGGACGGCATCGATGCCTCATCGGGGGCGGCGTGTGAGGCGGGCTCCATTGAGCCGTCTCACGTCATCGAGGCGCTCGTGCTGCCGCCCGCCTACCGTCCGGGCCCGCTGCGGCTCAGTCTCGGCCGGGATACGACCCGGGCCCAGGTGCTGCGGGCCGCGGAGGTAATTGCCCGGCACGCGAATCGCCTGCACGCCGCGCCTCAGCCAGCCGCGGCACGCCTGGGAGCACGCTAA
- a CDS encoding baseplate J/gp47 family protein, producing MREPVFERLDELDGSRPMRTYRHWERNDHPLRLLAPTAAAVLGVAAVWIVMAFWIWPSSTVQVSPLATHVPITLDVRIDPELSEVDVEARAIPGAIVSAVSDGSMSMPTTGRRREPVEFARGRITLRNRTREAVVALRNTRVRTQQGTSFLTDAEVLVPPTVEIVGQTVPGEATVSVTAENPGTTGNVRALAIVAVDGPEAETLDVFNSQPITGAAEREIALVSQRDIDELDRVLVERLQSAAVEELRRDRPEQHTLVVWSPEAGNPEVVRKDFSADVDQLAAVLQLDLEVRASGTLFANDDLERIVVDGLASGGADVEFDEIHVLRTEILDESFGRLHMRIEAVGESVARIETDAIRGMLAGASLDDGAAALNRQSQVAAWRMSHDPPDTENFPRWGWRIDVQVTEPTAIPAG from the coding sequence ATGCGCGAACCCGTGTTCGAGCGCCTGGACGAGCTCGACGGCTCGCGACCGATGCGCACCTATCGTCATTGGGAGCGAAATGACCATCCCCTGCGTCTGCTGGCGCCCACTGCCGCGGCGGTGCTTGGCGTCGCCGCGGTTTGGATCGTCATGGCCTTTTGGATCTGGCCCTCCTCGACCGTGCAGGTGTCGCCGCTGGCCACGCACGTGCCGATCACGCTCGATGTGCGCATCGATCCCGAGCTGTCCGAGGTCGACGTCGAAGCTCGCGCCATTCCCGGCGCGATCGTGTCCGCCGTCAGCGACGGCTCCATGTCCATGCCCACCACCGGCCGGCGCCGGGAGCCCGTGGAGTTCGCTCGTGGGCGCATCACCCTAAGGAATCGCACCCGCGAAGCCGTTGTCGCCCTCCGCAACACTCGGGTTCGCACCCAGCAGGGCACGAGCTTTCTCACTGACGCCGAAGTGCTGGTGCCGCCGACGGTGGAAATCGTGGGACAGACGGTTCCTGGTGAGGCGACCGTGAGCGTGACGGCGGAGAACCCCGGCACGACGGGGAACGTGCGCGCGCTGGCGATTGTGGCCGTCGATGGACCGGAGGCGGAGACGCTTGACGTCTTCAATTCGCAGCCGATCACGGGGGCGGCGGAGCGGGAAATCGCGCTGGTTTCCCAGCGCGACATCGACGAGCTCGACCGCGTCCTGGTGGAGCGGCTGCAAAGTGCGGCGGTGGAGGAGCTTCGGCGCGACCGCCCCGAGCAGCACACGCTGGTTGTATGGTCGCCGGAGGCCGGCAATCCTGAGGTCGTGCGGAAGGACTTTAGCGCCGACGTGGATCAGCTTGCGGCGGTGCTGCAGTTGGACCTGGAAGTGCGCGCGAGTGGGACTCTCTTCGCCAACGATGACTTGGAGCGGATTGTTGTCGATGGCCTCGCGAGCGGCGGAGCGGATGTCGAATTCGACGAGATTCATGTTCTGCGAACCGAGATTCTCGACGAGTCGTTTGGACGGCTGCACATGCGCATCGAGGCGGTTGGCGAATCGGTGGCGAGAATTGAAACCGATGCCATTCGCGGGATGCTGGCCGGTGCGAGCCTCGACGACGGGGCGGCGGCCCTGAATCGACAGTCGCAAGTTGCCGCCTGGCGGATGTCGCATGATCCACCTGACACCGAGAACTTCCCACGTTGGGGCTGGCGCATCGATGTCCAAGTCACGGAGCCGACGGCCATCCCGGCGGGCTGA
- the alaS gene encoding alanine--tRNA ligase, with product MRTDQIRKTFLNFFADRGHVVLPGSSLIPTGDPSVLLTTAGMQQFKAYFSGERPAPYPRVATVQKSFRTTDFDEVGDLSHLTFFEMLGSFSFNDYFKEEAIAYARDLVLYGVGIDPARIWVTVFEGREGVPRDDEAAEIWADVGHPRERIAFLGDDNFWPPTGDSGPCGPTTEIFVNLQPDEPDVGPGVAPERYLEIWNLVFNQYLQDTEGALSRSKPGVDTGAGLERWAWVLQDVASTYDTDVWRPMLGLVSGRAGRPYRPDDSAGRSMRIVAQHARAASFLIADGVMPGNEGRGYVLRRSLRHAVRHADLLQMGDDALSPLADLTVEIFGEAYPELERRYTFICDAIRDEEARFRRTLVTGMALLDEMLTDIPRGGTLPGARAFLLYDTYGFPRDVTQEVAEARGIALDDEGFEAALAEQRERSRAAQRGDRAARLPTGFGETVFLGYGGQTAGEGTVVGIDVDGTLQESVSAPGRAMVVLDQTPCYAEAGGQVGDTGVLRGDGFLARIRDTQGAPEGTLIHMVDITEGVMRVGDVVRAEVDGSRRRDIMRNHSATHLLHAALRRTLGGHVQQAGSLVAPDRLRFDFTHPNPVDRAQLRAIQQWVNGRVLEDLPVATETAEVREAVERGAMALFGEKYGEVVRVVAMGDRSLELCGGTHCTATSQIGMFAIASEGGIAAGVRRIEALTGHGAAEFVERQQDILNEVAEEAGVAPGESAERIRRLKSELAQARRQVAAAERAEARRSASALLADREQVDGLTLVAGQVTVANRDALRQVTESLRDQLEEPWVILLATSVAAKPAFVAAASAQAVDAGVHAGDLARTVAKLTGGGGGGRPELAMSGGTDATKIDEALDAGRGYVAAVRGAS from the coding sequence ATGCGGACCGACCAGATTCGCAAGACGTTTCTCAATTTCTTCGCGGATCGTGGACATGTCGTGCTCCCCGGTTCCTCGCTGATCCCAACCGGCGATCCGAGCGTCCTGCTCACGACCGCGGGCATGCAGCAGTTCAAAGCCTATTTCAGCGGTGAACGCCCGGCGCCCTATCCGCGTGTGGCCACGGTGCAGAAGTCCTTCCGCACCACCGACTTCGATGAGGTTGGCGACCTGAGCCACCTGACCTTCTTCGAGATGCTGGGCAGCTTCAGCTTCAACGACTACTTCAAAGAAGAAGCCATCGCGTACGCCCGCGATTTGGTGCTGTACGGCGTCGGCATTGACCCGGCCCGCATCTGGGTCACGGTGTTCGAGGGCCGCGAGGGCGTGCCTCGGGACGATGAAGCGGCGGAGATTTGGGCGGATGTCGGTCACCCGCGCGAGCGCATAGCCTTCCTGGGCGATGACAACTTTTGGCCGCCGACCGGCGACAGTGGTCCCTGCGGACCGACCACCGAGATTTTCGTCAATCTCCAACCGGACGAGCCGGACGTTGGCCCCGGGGTGGCGCCGGAGCGCTATCTCGAGATTTGGAATCTCGTCTTCAACCAGTATCTCCAGGACACGGAGGGCGCGCTCAGCCGATCGAAGCCCGGTGTGGACACTGGCGCGGGGCTCGAACGGTGGGCCTGGGTGCTCCAAGACGTGGCGTCTACCTATGACACCGACGTGTGGAGGCCGATGCTCGGCCTTGTGAGCGGGCGCGCCGGCCGGCCCTACAGGCCTGATGACTCAGCCGGACGCTCGATGCGCATCGTGGCGCAGCACGCCCGCGCGGCGTCGTTTCTCATCGCCGACGGGGTAATGCCCGGCAACGAGGGCCGCGGCTACGTGCTGCGGCGCAGCCTCCGCCACGCCGTGCGCCATGCTGATCTGCTGCAGATGGGTGATGACGCACTCTCGCCCCTAGCGGACCTGACCGTCGAAATCTTCGGCGAGGCGTATCCGGAGTTGGAGCGCCGGTACACGTTCATTTGCGACGCCATCCGCGACGAGGAGGCCCGCTTCCGCCGGACGCTTGTGACGGGGATGGCGCTGCTCGACGAGATGCTGACCGACATTCCGCGCGGAGGCACCCTGCCGGGCGCCCGCGCGTTTCTTCTCTACGACACCTACGGATTCCCGCGCGACGTCACCCAGGAGGTGGCGGAAGCGCGCGGCATTGCCCTGGACGATGAAGGTTTCGAGGCGGCGTTGGCCGAGCAGCGTGAGCGCAGCCGCGCGGCGCAGCGCGGCGATCGGGCCGCGCGCCTTCCCACTGGATTCGGTGAAACGGTCTTTCTCGGGTACGGCGGTCAAACTGCGGGCGAGGGCACCGTCGTCGGTATCGACGTCGACGGCACCCTGCAAGAGTCCGTGAGCGCGCCGGGCCGGGCCATGGTGGTGCTCGACCAGACGCCCTGTTACGCCGAGGCCGGTGGTCAGGTCGGTGACACCGGCGTCCTGCGCGGAGACGGATTCCTGGCGCGGATCCGAGATACCCAGGGTGCGCCCGAGGGAACCCTCATCCACATGGTTGACATAACAGAGGGCGTCATGCGGGTCGGTGACGTCGTCCGGGCAGAGGTCGATGGCTCGCGCCGGCGAGACATCATGCGCAATCACTCGGCGACCCACCTCTTGCACGCAGCGCTCCGCCGCACGCTGGGCGGGCACGTACAGCAGGCGGGATCGCTGGTAGCTCCAGATCGCCTTCGCTTTGACTTCACCCATCCGAATCCGGTGGACCGGGCGCAGCTTCGCGCCATTCAACAGTGGGTCAACGGCCGCGTGCTCGAGGACCTGCCGGTCGCGACCGAAACGGCGGAGGTGCGCGAGGCGGTGGAACGCGGCGCCATGGCGCTATTCGGTGAGAAGTACGGCGAGGTCGTGCGGGTGGTTGCGATGGGGGATCGATCGCTGGAGCTTTGCGGAGGCACGCACTGCACCGCGACGAGCCAGATCGGCATGTTCGCCATCGCCAGCGAAGGCGGCATCGCCGCCGGCGTCCGCCGCATCGAGGCGCTGACTGGCCACGGAGCCGCCGAGTTCGTCGAACGTCAGCAAGACATCCTCAACGAAGTGGCCGAGGAAGCCGGCGTGGCGCCGGGCGAATCGGCGGAGCGCATCCGCAGACTCAAGTCCGAACTCGCCCAGGCCCGTCGCCAGGTCGCCGCGGCCGAACGCGCGGAGGCCCGACGCTCCGCGTCGGCGCTGCTGGCGGATCGCGAGCAGGTGGATGGCCTCACGCTGGTCGCCGGACAGGTCACTGTCGCTAATCGCGACGCGCTGCGGCAGGTCACCGAGTCGTTGCGAGACCAACTCGAGGAACCGTGGGTCATTCTCCTCGCAACCAGTGTCGCGGCGAAGCCCGCCTTTGTGGCGGCCGCTTCGGCTCAGGCCGTGGATGCAGGCGTGCATGCCGGCGACTTGGCTCGAACGGTCGCCAAGCTCACGGGCGGCGGTGGCGGCGGTCGGCCGGAGCTCGCGATGTCGGGCGGCACCGACGCCACCAAGATCGACGAGGCGCTGGACGCCGGGCGCGGCTATGTCGCCGCCGTGCGGGGGGCGTCATGA